A genomic segment from Juglans regia cultivar Chandler chromosome 14, Walnut 2.0, whole genome shotgun sequence encodes:
- the LOC108989615 gene encoding exonuclease V, chloroplastic-like, translating into RDLIDAAIAATPPSLTSSVAPAASSPSLFQRKAKSIQSITSLSRRRLSFGAESDIEDSCSLGRNQKKSRVAESFLRRFRSKTGLFVSDITATEWCEKQMEFILLLGSRKITEAMKIGRARHAKLEEEVVKKVEVQVNSAEDEWAVRLMKFIIGANQLLTEGLTRELPLIGLVEGVWMVGVIDEVRMPVTESDRNPIFVDTKTRVQNTLPAEPQKRKGRLQLMCYKYLWDNLVTDEFPSNRFFNFFSLNPYSILSEEIRENTAKSGFPAKILDDMVRYYRQKCSMLSPAHDQLLVRYELQKDNKLIGEDLFAYDSDWLKSQIHCCLEFWLGEREANCTPPEERWKCRFCKFDFVCPTITNPDSASSPTKANLNSSLS; encoded by the exons agGGATCTCATCGATGCTGCCATAGCAGCCACTCCCCCCTCTCTCACTTCCTCTGTAGCCCCAGCAGCTAGTTCGCCCTCTCTCTTCCAGAGAAAGGCGAAGTCCATTCAATCAATCACTTCTCTATCCAGGAGGAGATTGTCATTTGGTGCAGAATCCGATATTGAGGATTCATGCAGTCTTGGGAGAAACCAGAAGAAGAGCAGAGTGGCCGAGTCTTTTTTGCGTCGATTTAGGAGCAAAACCGGGTTGTTTGTCAGCGACATTACTGCAACG GAATGGTGCGAAAAACAAATGGAGTTTATTCTTCTCTTGGGCAGTCGAAAGATTACTGAAGCTATGAAAATAGGTAGAGCTCGCCATGCAAAACTTGAAGAAGAG GTTGTGAAAAAAGTGGAAGTTCAAGTCAATTCAGCTGAAGATGAATGGGCTGTGAGGCTTATGAAGTTTATAATTGGTGCAAATCAGTTATTGACTGAAGGATTAACTCGTGAGTTGCCATT AATAGGCTTAGTAGAAGGTGTCTGGATGGTGGGAGTGATTGATGAGGTCCGAATGCCAGTAACTGAATCTGATAGAAACCCAATATTTGTAGACACAAAGACTCGTGTGCAAAATACACTTCCTGCTGAAccacaaaaaagaaagggaag GCTTCAATTAATGTGCTACAAGTATTTGTGGGACAACTTAGTAACTGATGAATTCCCCTCCAATcgctttttcaatttcttttccttgAATCCTTATTCTATCTTATCTGAAGAAATCAGAGAGAACACTGCTAAGTCAGGTTTCCCTGCAAAG ATCCTCGATGACATGGTGAGATATTATAGGCAAAAATGCAGCATGCTGTCCCCTGCTCATGACCAGCTTTTAGTGAG ATATGAATTACAAAAGGACAATAAATTGATTGGTGAAGATCTGTTTGCATATGACTCTGATTGGCTCAAGAGTCAAATTCATTGTTGTCTTGAGTTTTGGctgggagagagagaagccaaTTGCACTCCACCAGAAGAGCGTTGGAAATGCCGGTTTTGTAAATTTGATTTTGTCTGTCCGACAATCACCAATCCTGATAGTGCATCAAGCCCTACAAAAGCCAATCTGAATAGTTCACTGAGCTAG
- the LOC108989664 gene encoding exonuclease V, chloroplastic-like — translation MTGSPSELPLNNTVPDIPTEIVSEEEMALIEAAFVAARSSITSIPSIPSPFGFHRNARSIQSITALSKRGFSGRTEPDIEDSGDFASTQKKIKADESSFLHRFRRKKGLSVTDITATEWCEKQMEFVLLRAKRKTTKAMKAGSVRHTNLEEEVVKKVKVRVKSKEDIWALKLLNFIIGANQLLFEGLTRELPLIGFAEGVWMVGVIDEICMPATETNMNPKLIDTKTRVQGTLPAEPQRRNGRLQLMCYKYMWDNLVADKFPSREFYKFFALNPHSMLSEEIREKTADSGFPADTLDDVVRFYKNTWSTLPPAYDQLLLRYEFQKDNSLIGEDQFAFDPDWLKNQIHGCLEFWLGEREACYTPEEERWKCRFCQFGSICPANTDHDSTPSPTSANSSSTPN, via the exons ATGACCGGGTCGCCCTCCGAGTTACCCCTTAACAACACCGTTCCCGACATCCCAACCGAGATCGTGAGCGAAGAGGAAATGGCTCTCATCGAAGCGGCCTTTGTCGCCGCTCGCTCTTCAATCACCTCAATCCCTTCAATCCCTTCACCTTTTGGTTTTCACAGGAACGCGAGGTCCATCCAGTCAATTACTGCCCTTTCCAAGAGGGGCTTTTCGGGTCGTACAGAACCCGATATTGAGGATTCAGGCGATTTTGCGAGTACCCAGAAGAAGATCAAAGCAGATGAGTCGTCGTTCTTGCACCGGTTTAGGAGAAAGAAGGGCTTGTCTGTCACTGATATCACTGCCACG GAATGGTGCGAAAAACAAATGGAGTTTGTTCTCCTCCGTGCCAAGCGCAAAACTACTAAAGCTATGAAAGCAGGTAGTGTTCGCCATACAAATCTTGAAGAAGAG GTTGTGAAAAAAGTGAAAGTTCGTGTCAAATCTAAAGAAGACATATGGGCTCTGAAACTTTTGAACTTTATAATTGGTGCTAATCAATTATTGTTTGAAGGATTAACACGTGAACTACCACT AATAGGCTTTGCAGAAGGTGTGTGGATGGTGGGAGTGATTGATGAGATCTGTATGCCTGCAACAGAAACCAATATGAACCCAAAATTAATTGACACAAAGACTCGTGTACAAGGCACTCTTCCTGCTGAACCACAAAGAAGGAATGGAAG GCTTCAATTAATGTGCTACAAGTATATGTGGGACAATTTAGTTGCTGACAAGTTCCCCTCCAgagaattttacaaattttttgcCTTGAACCCACATTCTATGTTATCtgaagaaattagagaaaaaactGCTGACTCAGGGTTCCCAGCAGAT ACCCTTGACGACGTAGTAAGATTCTACAAAAATACCTGGAGCACACTTCCCCCTGCTTACGACCAGCTTTTATTGAG ATATGAGTTTCAAAAAGACAATTCATTAATTGGCGAAGATCAATTTGCATTTGACCCTGATTGGCTCAAGAATCAAATTCACGGTTGTCTAGAGTTCTGGCTAGGGGAGCGAGAAGCCTGTTACACTCCAGAGGAAGAGCGTTGGAAATGCCGGTTCTGTCAGTTCGGTTCTATCTGTCCTGCAAACACTGACCATGATAGTACTCCAAGCCCGACAAGCGCCAACTCAAGTAGCACACCAAACTAG
- the LOC109015473 gene encoding uncharacterized protein LOC109015473 — MKNHSRPSESFLELSGDTSCSSNNNSSLDIPIELVSQEEMDLIDAALAAAHSSLTSSPAPATPETSSLPQFRRGAKSSQTITSLSEMELVSEEEMGLIEASLTATRSSLTSSPAPAPPETSSSCQFRRNSKPSRSITSLSEMELVREEE; from the coding sequence ATGAAGAACCATTCACGCCCCTCCGAGTCGTTCCTCGAGTTATCCGGTGACACTTCttgcagcagcaacaacaacagtTCTCTCGACATTCCAATCGAGCTCGTGAGCCAGGAAGAAATGGATCTCATCGATGCTGCCTTAGCCGCTGCTCACTCCTCTCTCACTTCCTCTCCGGCCCCTGCAACCCCCGAAACTAGTTCACTGCCTCAGTTTCGGAGAGGCGCGAAGTCTTCTCAAACAATCACTTCGCTATCCGAAATGGAGCTCGTGAGTGAAGAAGAAATGGGTCTCATTGAAGCTTCCTTAACCGCCACTCGCTCCTCTCTCACTTCCTCGCCGGCCCCTGCACCCCCTGAAACTAGTTCCTCATGTCAGTTTCGGAGAAACTCGAAGCCTTCTCGATCAATCACTTCGCTATCCGAAATGGAGCTCgtgagagaagaagaataa